The following are encoded in a window of Telmatobacter sp. DSM 110680 genomic DNA:
- a CDS encoding M61 family peptidase: MLMLMRCAKYFASLSLLSLAISFAHAQKAPIEITADLSEAPRKLFHAEIDVPVSAGPLTLISPAWIPGHHMPSGPASSFTGVVFTANGKTLEWRRDDVDLFEYHLTVPSGATKVHAHVDAIVTRRISQRMAALEWEALMLYPAHVPVKDIAIQPSVKVPAGWGIGTALKPVSEGTYPVPAAGSVTKFATTTVEQLEDSPILTGLYFHEYPLAPTIKPQHFLDVAADAPEDANLRPAVLAEVANLVREADALYASHHYNEYHFLLTLSDVAGGMGLEHGQSSDNGVGEKGFADDMHQLPDSDLLSHEFTHSWNGKYRRPAGLYQPDFATPMQASMLWVYEGMTEYWGNVLAARSGLKNPQEYRDVLAGTAAELDYTRGREWRPTVDTAVGASILRGGNQAWSNWRRGQDYYFEGAMLWLDADTLIRKTTQDKKSLDDFVKIFLGKGGNTGPLIVTYTFDELVQDLNQVVPYDWATFLHERVDKMNPHVDVAGLEHGGYKLVYKDKPTKSERMIAAAEGRRGGGVDCWYSIGLRIGADGTIADVLWNGPADKAGLAPGEKIMAVNDNVFSGDALRAAIRDAKEPSKTIRVIVQADSFVSTMQIDYHDGERYPALERVDGTPAYLDDIIKPLTTPEKAPEQKKDDAE, from the coding sequence ATGCTCATGTTGATGCGCTGTGCCAAATACTTCGCTTCTCTTTCCCTGCTTTCCCTGGCCATTTCATTTGCACACGCGCAGAAGGCGCCGATTGAGATCACGGCTGATCTCTCAGAGGCGCCGCGGAAGCTGTTTCATGCAGAGATTGACGTACCAGTATCAGCGGGACCGCTCACGCTGATTTCGCCGGCATGGATTCCGGGCCACCACATGCCTTCAGGGCCGGCATCTTCGTTCACCGGGGTGGTATTTACAGCCAACGGGAAGACGTTGGAGTGGCGGCGTGACGATGTGGATCTTTTCGAGTACCACCTGACGGTGCCGAGTGGTGCAACCAAGGTACACGCACACGTGGACGCAATTGTGACGCGACGGATCTCCCAACGGATGGCTGCGCTGGAGTGGGAGGCGCTGATGCTGTATCCGGCGCACGTGCCCGTCAAGGACATTGCGATTCAGCCGTCAGTTAAGGTGCCTGCGGGATGGGGCATTGGAACAGCGCTGAAACCGGTGAGTGAAGGAACTTATCCCGTGCCTGCAGCGGGAAGCGTGACGAAGTTCGCAACCACGACGGTGGAGCAACTGGAAGACTCGCCGATTTTGACGGGTCTCTACTTTCATGAATATCCGCTGGCGCCTACGATCAAGCCGCAACACTTTCTTGACGTGGCAGCGGATGCGCCAGAGGATGCAAATTTACGTCCCGCCGTGCTGGCCGAGGTTGCCAACCTGGTGCGCGAAGCGGATGCGCTGTACGCGTCGCACCATTACAACGAGTACCACTTCCTTCTAACGTTGTCGGATGTGGCGGGCGGTATGGGACTGGAGCATGGGCAGTCGTCGGACAACGGCGTTGGCGAAAAGGGTTTTGCCGATGACATGCACCAGTTGCCTGATTCGGACCTGCTGTCGCACGAATTCACTCACTCGTGGAATGGGAAATATCGCAGGCCAGCAGGTTTGTATCAGCCGGATTTTGCGACTCCGATGCAGGCATCAATGCTTTGGGTTTACGAAGGCATGACGGAGTATTGGGGGAATGTGCTGGCGGCGCGGTCAGGGTTGAAAAATCCGCAGGAGTACAGGGATGTGCTGGCGGGTACGGCCGCGGAACTGGATTACACCAGAGGACGCGAGTGGCGTCCGACCGTGGACACCGCGGTTGGTGCCAGCATTTTGCGCGGAGGAAACCAGGCGTGGTCGAACTGGCGGCGCGGGCAAGACTACTACTTCGAAGGCGCAATGCTGTGGCTTGACGCAGACACGTTGATTCGGAAAACAACACAGGATAAGAAGTCGCTCGATGACTTCGTGAAGATCTTCCTCGGCAAGGGCGGGAATACCGGACCGCTGATTGTGACTTACACATTCGATGAACTGGTCCAGGATCTGAACCAGGTTGTGCCGTACGACTGGGCGACATTCCTGCATGAGCGCGTAGACAAGATGAATCCACACGTCGACGTGGCGGGGCTGGAGCATGGCGGTTACAAGCTCGTTTATAAAGATAAGCCGACAAAGTCTGAACGGATGATTGCTGCCGCCGAAGGCCGTCGAGGCGGTGGTGTGGATTGCTGGTATTCGATTGGGCTACGTATCGGCGCGGATGGGACCATTGCCGATGTGTTGTGGAACGGGCCTGCGGACAAGGCGGGGCTCGCTCCGGGGGAGAAGATTATGGCCGTGAATGACAATGTCTTTTCCGGCGATGCGTTGCGCGCTGCAATTCGTGATGCGAAGGAGCCCTCGAAAACGATTCGCGTAATAGTGCAGGCTGATTCATTTGTGTCGACGATGCAGATTGATTATCACGATGGGGAGCGCTATCCGGCGTTGGAGCGAGTTGACGGTACGCCCGCGTATCTCGACGACATCATCAAGCCGCTGACCACGCCGGAGAAGGCACCGGAGCAGAAGAAGGATGATGCGGAGTAG